CGATGTGCTAGTGTCGGCTACAAATTTGGAAACGAAGATCTGCATCCCCCAACCACCAAGCTCTGTGCAAGAGCCTCAGGTGCTGGCTCGCATCTTGGAGAGAGTGTACAGTGCCAAGCGTCCATTCATCTTTGTGGACGGAGAAAGCACAGGTCTCGGTATCGTCGACCAGCTTGACACTCTTATCAAATCAACCAACTGGCCCACATGGACAACCGTGTACGGCAAGGGCCTAGTCAACGAACAGCTGCCAAATGTGTACGGACTGTACGCGGCAGCCTTTGGCGACAAGCCAGCACAAAAGTATTTCGAGGAAGCAGATCTGGTCCTGATGTTTGGACCGCACTACAGCGATACCAACACCAATTCCTACACATCAATCCCCAAACCCGCAGTGACAATTACCTTCTCGGGCAGTACCATTCAAATCGAAAACAACACCTATCGCGACCTCTCCGCCCACAAAATTCTATCAAAACTACTCCAGAATCTCGATTTTACACGCCTAGTCAAGACCACCGGACCCCAGAAACAAGGAACCACACTGGCCAACATCCAGAACACAGATCCACTTGCCCAAGACAACTTTTACCGCCTGGTAAACCCACTCTTCCGCGAGGGCGACATAATCCTCACCGAGACAGGCACCGCAGCGCACGGTGGCCGGAACTTCAAACTGCCTGCGAAAGCCCGCATTTTCGGCGCAGTGACCTGGCTCTCGATTGGATTCATGCTCCCGGCAACGTTAGGTACAGCACTAGCGCAGCGTGAGCGCAATAAAGGCACAGAGAGTAAGAGTCGGACGATTTTGTTCATCGGCGATGGAAGTCTGCAGATGACGGCGCAGGAGATCAGTGTGATGATCCGGGAGAAGCTGAACATTATCATTTTTATTATCAATAACGACGGATATACCATCGAGCGGGTGATCCACGGACGCAAACAGGTGTACAACGATGTGCCGTTCTGGAGACATGCGCAGGCGTTAAACTATTTTGGGGCTGATGAAAAGCATGCGGCGAATAATACTTTTACGGCGAAGACTTGTGGCGAATTGAAGAAGATATTGGCTGATGAGCGGATACAGAATGGATCTGGGGTAAGGCTTGTTGAGGTGGTCATGGGCAGGGAGGATGTGCAGGGAGCTTTGCTGTATTTACTGAACAAGCAGCTTGATCAGGAGGAGGCAGAGCAGCAGGAGCAGATCTAGAATGAGAAAGGAGAGATCACTTGTTACTTACCGACCAATGACATACATTTTCTACTGTAGTTTCCTTGGATTGTAGTATTGATCAAGCGGAACGTTGTCTTACTATGATTATTATTGCGTGTCTCGCTCCTAGCACACGAAATGAGAAATGCTTGAAAGAACAAAATCAGGCTCAGTAAACGCCGATTCCCTATGCTCCAGATCCGCCATGC
The nucleotide sequence above comes from Penicillium digitatum chromosome 1, complete sequence. Encoded proteins:
- a CDS encoding Pyruvate decarboxylase, putative, which produces MTQEIKLAEYLFTRLRQLGVDSMFGVPGDYNLRLLDFVTPAGLHWVGNCNELNAAYAADGYGRIKGLSALITTYGVGELSAINGIAGAYAENTPVLHIVGTPPRPLQSARTFMHHTFSDGDYRRFANMSKHVTAAQVRLEDATTAPERIDYVLRQALIHNRPVYLEFPDDMPDVLVSATNLETKICIPQPPSSVQEPQVLARILERVYSAKRPFIFVDGESTGLGIVDQLDTLIKSTNWPTWTTVYGKGLVNEQLPNVYGLYAAAFGDKPAQKYFEEADLVLMFGPHYSDTNTNSYTSIPKPAVTITFSGSTIQIENNTYRDLSAHKILSKLLQNLDFTRLVKTTGPQKQGTTLANIQNTDPLAQDNFYRLVNPLFREGDIILTETGTAAHGGRNFKLPAKARIFGAVTWLSIGFMLPATLGTALAQRERNKGTESKSRTILFIGDGSLQMTAQEISVMIREKLNIIIFIINNDGYTIERVIHGRKQVYNDVPFWRHAQALNYFGADEKHAANNTFTAKTCGELKKILADERIQNGSGVRLVEVVMGREDVQGALLYLLNKQLDQEEAEQQEQI